A genomic segment from Peribacillus sp. ACCC06369 encodes:
- a CDS encoding PAS domain-containing sensor histidine kinase has protein sequence MSKELINYGQGQMGEQSEDNTWKFRSFMENNPDAISIVDLKGKTLQVNAAFEEFFGWTNDELIGMPFPIIPEFLKESVKGLHDQIRAGVQKKGFETVRQRKDGRLIDVSISLFNIRDKENEPCALVFVYRDITNQKLAEAALKESEQRYRSLVEVSPEAIFVHRNGIIEYMNPMGAKMLGMDSVEDIIGKSVFQFVHLDSRESVQKRIEIMRDDYQAVGLLEQKFIRLDGQVFYGETLGLPIIYKGQPAIQVFCRDITERKKTDELLCKSNMLSAVGQMAAGIAHEIRNPLTTVKGFLQLLREDPEQKDYLEMTVSEVEKIEILANEFLSLAEPEAKVCESIRLNEILDSVITLAEFQAILNDVEIIKEFNTDLASVIGEPNQLKQVFTNVVNNAIEAMPNGGKLHIQLNHEGASAMIRFIDQGCGISNERMKHIGQPFYSTSEKGTGLGLMVSTKIIHEHNGEIHFSSEVGKGTIVEIILPINESSQ, from the coding sequence ATGAGTAAAGAGCTTATTAATTATGGACAAGGGCAAATGGGGGAGCAGTCGGAGGATAATACTTGGAAATTCAGGTCTTTCATGGAGAATAACCCGGACGCCATTTCCATTGTTGATCTGAAAGGTAAGACTCTTCAAGTAAATGCAGCTTTTGAAGAGTTTTTTGGTTGGACGAATGATGAGCTCATTGGCATGCCATTTCCCATTATTCCTGAATTCTTGAAGGAATCAGTCAAAGGATTGCATGACCAGATTAGGGCTGGGGTACAAAAGAAAGGCTTTGAAACGGTCAGGCAAAGGAAGGATGGCCGGTTAATCGATGTGAGCATCTCCCTATTTAATATCCGGGATAAAGAAAATGAGCCGTGTGCACTGGTCTTCGTTTATCGGGATATCACGAATCAAAAACTTGCTGAAGCTGCCTTGAAGGAAAGTGAACAAAGGTATCGCAGTTTAGTGGAGGTGTCACCTGAAGCGATTTTTGTGCATCGCAATGGGATCATAGAGTATATGAATCCCATGGGGGCAAAAATGCTTGGGATGGATAGTGTGGAAGATATTATCGGTAAATCAGTTTTTCAATTCGTTCACCTGGATTCCCGGGAAAGTGTACAAAAAAGAATCGAGATAATGAGGGACGATTATCAGGCGGTTGGTTTACTGGAACAAAAGTTTATTCGACTTGACGGACAAGTATTTTATGGAGAAACACTCGGGCTTCCGATTATTTATAAAGGTCAGCCAGCCATACAGGTATTCTGCAGGGATATTACGGAGCGTAAAAAGACCGATGAGCTGCTCTGTAAATCCAATATGTTATCAGCGGTAGGACAGATGGCTGCGGGTATCGCACATGAAATAAGAAATCCATTAACTACGGTAAAAGGATTTTTACAATTATTAAGGGAAGACCCTGAGCAAAAGGACTATCTTGAAATGACGGTCAGTGAAGTTGAGAAAATCGAAATCCTGGCCAATGAATTTTTAAGTTTAGCAGAGCCTGAAGCGAAGGTTTGTGAATCGATACGGCTTAACGAAATATTGGATAGTGTGATTACGTTAGCCGAGTTTCAAGCGATATTGAATGATGTTGAAATCATCAAGGAATTCAATACGGATTTGGCATCAGTCATTGGCGAACCGAATCAGTTAAAACAAGTATTCACGAATGTCGTCAATAATGCGATAGAAGCCATGCCGAATGGCGGCAAACTTCATATACAGTTAAACCATGAGGGCGCCTCCGCAATGATCCGATTCATTGATCAAGGTTGTGGAATCTCAAATGAGCGCATGAAGCATATAGGTCAGCCTTTTTATAGCACCTCGGAAAAAGGAACAGGGTTGGGGCTCATGGTCAGTACTAAAATCATCCATGAACATAATGGGGAAATTCATTTCAGCAGCGAAGTGGGAAAAGGGACGATTGTAGAAATCATTCTCCCAATCAACGAAAGTTCACAATGA
- a CDS encoding cell wall hydrolase, producing MAVVKHTDADIALLARLLRAEGEGEGDQGMLMIGNVGVNRIRSNCSDFKGLRTIPDMIYQEHAFEAVQKGYFYQRARDREKRLARRSVSGERLWPSKFSLWYFRPPGDCPATWYNQPLVGRFKLHCFYEPTGAECQNIYNTF from the coding sequence ATGGCTGTTGTAAAGCACACTGATGCCGATATTGCTTTATTGGCAAGGTTGCTTAGAGCTGAAGGCGAGGGCGAAGGCGATCAAGGCATGTTGATGATCGGGAATGTAGGGGTGAATCGGATCAGGTCGAATTGTTCCGATTTCAAAGGGTTAAGGACGATTCCAGACATGATTTATCAGGAACATGCCTTTGAAGCTGTGCAGAAGGGGTATTTTTATCAACGAGCAAGGGATAGGGAAAAAAGGCTTGCACGCCGCAGTGTAAGTGGTGAAAGGCTATGGCCCTCGAAATTTAGCCTATGGTACTTCAGGCCACCGGGAGATTGTCCGGCAACCTGGTATAATCAGCCTCTGGTTGGGCGATTCAAGCTTCATTGCTTTTATGAACCAACAGGTGCAGAGTGTCAAAATATTTATAATACATTTTAA
- a CDS encoding DUF1292 domain-containing protein: MGKIREGEVFTLSDDNDEGHEVEVLGSLDVEGTEYVAVGLLEDIEEDTEEDIDIFFFRVEGEGELLDIESDEEFEKVSLAFEAAFEEKE; this comes from the coding sequence ATGGGAAAAATTCGTGAAGGTGAAGTTTTCACTCTTTCTGATGATAATGATGAAGGCCATGAAGTTGAGGTTTTAGGATCATTGGATGTAGAAGGAACGGAATATGTAGCGGTAGGTTTGCTTGAGGATATTGAAGAGGATACTGAAGAAGATATCGATATTTTCTTTTTCAGGGTCGAAGGCGAAGGTGAGCTGCTCGATATCGAATCGGATGAAGAGTTCGAAAAGGTATCATTGGCGTTTGAAGCCGCATTTGAAGAGAAAGAATGA